One Rhipicephalus microplus isolate Deutch F79 chromosome 4, USDA_Rmic, whole genome shotgun sequence genomic window carries:
- the LOC119172562 gene encoding ELMO domain-containing protein 1: MWALLSRVAVFLFMQIRPTVKWVLRNLTRLCELQRICYGTERGCERTRQLEWSLQMSRTPAVRTIYERLMQLADEGRFTKELCVNAVDYAVIGVAYVKKINTQVHREFVRSFRTSMLQMCGYRQLVHEVELLRKIQFVAQDPEHLSKLLRLWKLLRPDEHLRGPVSKQWTEVGFQGEDPRTDFRGMGMLGLENLVFFATEYTEVARHVLSHSLHPQYGYSFAIVGINLTSLLYHLLVKGKLKSHVYNAVVERPHVDDFHRAYCYVFFEFDKFWLAEKPADIMEFNRIRDKFEDRLVQMLERDDCLFKLSLAVKKV, from the coding sequence ATGTGGGCCCTACTGAGTCGTGTCGCGGTCTTTCTGTTCATGCAAATAAGGCCGACGGTCAAGTGGGTCCTCCGCAATCTGACGCGCTTGTGCGAGTTGCAGCGCATTTGCTACGGGACCGAGCGGGGATGCGAGCGCACTCGTCAGCTCGAGTGGAGCTTGCAGATGTCGCGCACCCCGGCCGTGCGGACCATCTACGAAAGGTTAATGCAACTCGCCGACGAAGGCCGCTTCACCAAGGAGCTGTGCGTGAACGCGGTCGATTACGCCGTCATCGGCGTCGCCTACGTCAAGAAGATCAACACGCAGGTGCACCGCGAGTTCGTGCGCTCCTTCCGGACCAGCATGCTGCAGATGTGCGGCTACCGGCAGCTCGTGCACGAGGTGGAGCTGCTGCGCAAGATCCAGTTCGTGGCGCAGGACCCCGAGCACCTGAGCAAGCTGCTGCGGCTGTGGAAGCTGCTGCGACCCGACGAGCACCTGCGCGGCCCGGTGTCGAAGCAGTGGACCGAGGTGGGCTTCCAGGGAGAGGACCCGCGCACCGACTTCCGTGGCATGGGCATGTTGGGGCTGGAGAACCTGGTCTTCTTCGCCACCGAGTACACCGAGGTGGCGCGCCACGTCCTCTCGCACTCGCTGCACCCGCAGTACGGCTACTCGTTCGCCATCGTGGGCATCAACCTGACCAGCCTGCTGTACCACCTGCTCGTCAAGGGCAAGCTCAAGTCGCACGTGTACAACGCGGTCGTCGAGCGTCCGCACGTGGACGACTTCCACAGGGCGTACTGCTACGTCTTCTTCGAGTTCGACAAGTTCTGGCTGGCCGAGAAGCCGGCCGACATCATGGAGTTCAACCGCATCCGGGATAAGTTCGAGGACCGGCTGGTGCAGATGCTCGAGAGGGACGACTGCCTCTTCAAGCTCAGCCTGGCCGTCAAGAAGGTCTGA